The genome window TTGTAGGCATCCCAACCCACCAGCGGCAGGGCTTTTTTATAAAACACACGCAGGTTATGAAACTTATTGTCGAGCGAGTCGGCGTCACCCAACAGGATGCGGTTGTTGCCTACCCGCGGTATCAACTCAATTTCATGGTCTTTGTTTACATATATTTGCGCTATTTGCGCATCCCAAAGCGAGTCTCTTCTTATATAATCTGCCGTTTTAAACAGCTGCCTGGCCATTGCGGTGTGCAGGCTGTCCACATGGTTGGCAAACAGTTCATCAATGTAACCGTTGGCTACTATTACCCTGGCTGTGAAATTTGCTGACAAGGGAATTTTTAACCCATGCTGATCCACGTAAAAATCCTGGTCAAAGCGGTTCATTAACCTTAAAATGGGTTGTCGCTGGCTAATCTCCACGTTAATAATCCCATCCATATCGGTGTAAACCTTTGCAAACTCAATAAATGGGTTCGCCTTCAATTTCTTTTCCAGCAGGTTAATATTTATCAGTTCCATCCGGCGGCCAATAAGTGCGTTGCTGTTTACCTGTAAAATGTTGTCCACCTCTTCGCGGTCAATAAAATACTGGTTCCCGGGAATGTAAATCTTCACATCCTTACATAAAACTTCGCCTTTTTTTCTTTCGATAAAACTCATCAATACAATGAGCCCCCCGAAACTTATTATCCAGGCCAGGCTTATCAGCAATCGCTTCCAGATTGGCTTCTTAAACATCCTGCAAAATTTGTTTTAAGGGTTGAACCAGGGTATCAATATCGCCGGCACCCACTGTAAGCAGCAGTTCCGGCTTTTCATCTCTTATAACATTTAAAACTTCCTGCTTGCTTACCAGCCGCTTGTTTTGCAGCTGCATCCGCTCCAGTATCATCCCGGCGTTAACGCCTTCAATCGGTAACTCGCGCGCCGGGTAAATATCCAGGATAATCAACTCGTCCGACAGGTCAAGCGCCGCTGCAAAGCCATCGGCAAAATCCCGTGTGCGGGTAAATAAATGCGGCTGAAAAATAGTGGTAAGCTTTTTACCAGGGTATAACTTTTTAACCGACCTGATTGCCGCCTTTAATTCTTCGGGATGATGCGCATAATCATCAATAAATATTTGACGATCATTTTTTATTACATATTCAAACCTGCGGTGTACACCCTTAAATGAGCCCAACGCACTTTTTATGGCGGCAGCAGGCACTTCAAGAATCAGGCAGGCTTCAATTGCAGCAACTGCATTTTCAATATTATGCGTTCCGGCTATCCCCATTCTGATATCGGGTATGCTGGTGTTGCTATTATTAAAATCGAAGTAAAAATCGCCGTTCTCTATTTTTATGTTTGATGCTGTGGCATCTGCTTCAGCCTCCACGGCATAAGTAAAACCGGCATTTAAATCCAATCCTTTTTTATGAATCAGTGTACCACCGGGCTTTATTTGCGATGCAAATAGCTGAAAAGATTCCGTTAAATGCGCATGGTCGCCATAAATATCCAAATGGTCAGCGTCCATTGAGGTTACAATAGCAACGTCAGGATGCAGGGTAAGGAATGAACGGTCGTACTCATCAGCTTCAACCACCACTATGTTATTTTTACCATACAGCACATTGCTGTGGTAATTGGTTGAAAGTCCGCCCAAAAATGCGGAGCAGTCTTTACCAGAATCTTTTAAAATATGGGCAACCATGGTTGATGTGGTAGTTTTGCCATGGGTACCGGCTACCGCCACTGTAAACATCCCCTGGCTGATGATACCCAGCACCTGCGACCTTTTAAAGAGCCCGAAATTATTATCACGGAAAAAGTTTAAAATTGCCGAGTCCTTAGGAATAGCCGGTGTATAAATAATCAGCGTACCCTCATCAGGCTGTTGAAAGCTGTAAGGGATCCAGTCTGTACGATCTTCAAAAATTATGCGGATGCCTTCGTTATGCAGATCGCCGGTTAAATCAGTGGCTGTTTTATCATAGCCGCAAACAACACAACCCAAATGATGAAAGTACCGGGCCAACCCGCTCATGCCGATTCCGCCGATCCCCACCAAATAAACCCGTTTTATGCTGCTTAGTTCCATTTTATTATTTATGATGTGACGCCACCCGTTACCTGATGACTTCACTGATTGTATTATTATTTATTAGTCGTTTCTTCTGCTTTGAACTACTTTATCATTTTAAACACTTCTTTTGCAATCACATCATCGGCATTTGGCATCGCCATTTTGCCAATATTGTCGCTCATTTTTCGCTGCAGTTCTTTATCATTTAAAAGCGCAATAGTCTTATCAACCAGGTTAACTTCAGCATCCCTGTCTGCTATAAAAAACGCGGCATGGGCTTCTACCAGCGCCAGCGCATTTTTTGTTTGGTGATCCTCGGCCACGTTTGGCGAAGGAACCAGTATTACCGGCTTTTTTACCATATACAACTCGGCAATTGTCCCGGCACCGGCCCTTGATATAATCACGTCGGCCGCTGCATAGGCCAAATCCATCCGGTTCAAAAACTCCATGATCCGCACATTGGGGTTGTAGTCTTCGCCAAGTTTTTCAATTATCCCTTTATAATAGAATTTCCCGGTTTGCCATATTACCTGCACATCAGCGGCTATCAGCTTATCAAGCCCGGCCATTATGCTATTATTTAAAGTACGCGCGCCCAAGCTGCCGCCGGTTATCAATATTGTTTTTTTAAAGGCCGAAAGCTTAAAAAGTTCCAGTGCCTGCATTTGCTTCCCGGCAATATTAACCGATTCCTTACGGATAGGATTACCTGTTTTTATGATCCTGTCAAAAGGGAAAAATTTCTCCATGCCGTCAAAGGCAACACAGATCTTTCTTGCTTTTTTGCCCAACCATTTATTGGTGATACCAGCATACGAGTTTTGTTCCTGTATCAAATAAGGTATTCCCTTTAATGATGCCGCATATAACAGCGGCCCCGACGCATAACCGCCCACGCCTACAACTGCATCCGGTTTAAACTCCTTTATAATCTCCAGCGACTTCCTGACGCTCAACAGCAGTTTTACAGGGAACATCAGGTTCTTTAAGATAGATTTACGCTGTATGCCCTGAATCTCCAGTCCAATTATTTTATAACCAGCCGCCGGCACCTTCTCCATTTCCATCCGGCCGCTTGCACCAACAAATAAGATCTCGGTTTTAGGATCCAAACTTTTTAAAGCATTGGCAATTGCGATAGCCGGGAAAATATGTCCCCCGGTACCGCCCCCGCTAATGATTATTTTTTTACCTGACTTCACCTCTTCTTATTTTACTTTTAATGCTCTTATTGTTGCCTGACGGCTTGTTTTCGTAACTTTATATGTCAATTACCTCACTACTCTCTAACACTACGCTATCGCCACTTCCTTTATTTCGCCCACTATAACTTTCTTGGGCTCGTCAATGTCCCGGCTAACCGATAGTATAATACCAAACGCTATGCTGGTAAATAATATAGAGGTTCCGCCCATGCTCACCAGCGGCAGCGGAATCCCCGTTACCGGGCCTAAACCAACGGCAACCGCCATATTGGCAAATGCCTGTATGGTTAAGCTGAAACTAAGGCCGGCCGCCAGCAGCGTACCAAACGCTTTTGGTGCCTTGGTGGCTATTTTTATACAGCGGAATAACAAAAACAGGTACAAACCCATCAGCACCAAACCGCCAAATAGCCCGTATTCTTCAATTATTATGGCAAAAATCTCATCAGAAAATGCCTCGGGTAAAAAATACCGTTCGTCGCTTTTTCCCGGGCCTTTACCAAAAATACCGCCGGTAGCTATGGCTATTTTAGCATGGTTTCCCTGGAATAGTTTACTCTCGTCAACCTGTTCCGGGTGAAAGAAGGTTTTTAGCCTGGACATATGCGTAGCACTCCTTTTACCCAGCATCAAAATTCCGGCTAATAATATGGCCCCCGCAATACATACTACCGCTATTTGTTTAACGCTTATCCTGCCCATTATCAGCAACAGCACACTCACCCCGAATAACATTAAACCCGTTGATAAATTTGCAGGGCCTATCAGTGCAAACACCACGCAAACAGAACCCATTATCGGGATAAATGATTGCTTAACGTCCTTTATATTCTCCTGCTTACGCGACAGGGTACGTGCCAGGTAAGTAATGAGCGCCAGCTTGGCCAAATCCGATGTTTGAAAGCTTAACCCTGTTCCGGGGATGGCGATCCAGCGGCTTGCATTGTTAATATGCGACCCAAAGAACAACGTATATAGCAACAATGGAATAGTGATGATCATTAATAGTTTCGAGATCCCTGCATAATAACGATAATCAAGCTTGTGCGAAATATACATCAGCGCAAGGCCACCAATAATCATGGCCAGGTGTTTCATCAAAATAGACTCGGCCCCAACCCCTCGCGAATAGGCCAACGTACCAATGGAACTGTACACGGCCAGCAACGAGATCATTGAAAGTAATATGACTATCAGCCATATCCACCGGTCTCCTTTTGTATTACTGAGTATTCTGTGCATCGTACTATTTCTCTTATTGTTATTTCAACTATTACTTAGTCTGTGAGCTATGAGCCATCAACTATTTCCTTACCTACAATTCTCTCACCGCCTGCTTAAACTGCCTGCCCCTGTCTTCGTAATTTTTAAACAGATCAAAACTGGCACATGCCGGCGACAGCAATACAGTATCGCCTTTGGTTGCCAGGTGGTATGATACCTGTGCCGCTTCCTGCGCCGAATGCGTATTGACTATCACATCCACCACGTCTTCAAAAGCTTCATGAATGCGCCTGTTATCCTTACCAAGGCAAACTATCGCCTTTACCTTTTGCTTAACCAGGTCTTTCAGCATACTGTAGTCATTGCCTTTATCAACACCACCCAGTATCAGTATCACGTCGCTGGTCATGCTTTCAAGGGCATACCAGGTTGAGTTAACGTTTGTAGCTTTTGAATCATTAATGAAGCTGATGCCTGATATTTTGCCAACCGACTCCAGCCTGTGCTCAATGCTTTTAAAGTTGCCCATACTTTCCCTCATAGAAGGATTGCGCAGTTCGAGCACTTTTGCTACTATACCTGATGCCATTGTGTTGTAAATGTTATGTTTACCCTGTAGCGCTAATTCGTTTATTGACATCTGAAAATGTTGTTGGTGAGTGTTAATGACAATATTGTCCTGTTCGAGATATGCTCCCTGTTCGATCTTTTTTTCGATAGAGAATGGTAACTGCTGCGCTGCAAAGCTCCTGCCTTCCATTCCCTTAATTGTTTCCGGATCATCGGCACAATAAATAAAATAGTCGACGGCTGTTTGATTTTGAGAGATGCGAAACTTTGACGCTGCATAGTTTTCCAGTTTGTAATCATACCGGTCTAAATGATCGGGTGTTATATTTAATAGCACAGCTATGTCAACTTTAAAGCTGAACATATCATCAAGCATAAAGCTGCTTAACTCAAGAACGTACAGGTCAAACTTTTCCGTTGCAACCTGGTAGGCAAAGCTTTTACCTATGTTACCCGCAAGGCCAACATTTAACCCTGCATTTTTCAATATGTGATAGGTTAAGCTGGCTGTTGTCGTTTTTCCGTTTGAGCCGGTTATCCCAATTATTTTTGCCTGGGTATATCTCCCTGCAAATTCAATTTCCGAGATCACAGGAATTCCCTTTTCCTTAATTTTCTTTACAACAGGCGCTTTTTCAGGAATACCCGGGCTCTTAATTACCTCAACAGCTTTCAGGATCTCATCTTCAGTGTGCTGCTTTTCTTCAAAACGAATATTCCAGTCCTGCAGCTGCTGTTTATAGTTATCAGCAATACCGCCAAAATCAGATACAAAAACATCATACCCCTGCTGCTGTGCCAGGTAAGCCGCGCCCACCCCGCTTTCGCCGGCCCCAAGAATTGCTATGAGTTTTTTTGATTCCATTTTTATTCTTTTGTCCATGACCCAAAGTCAATGATCTATGGTCTTTTTTACTTCCTTCTTAACTAATCTCCGATCCCTACCTCAGCTTCAACGTTATAATTGTAACTATTGCCAGCAGGATGCCGATGATCCAGAACCGGGTTACGATCTTGGCTTCATGAAACCCCTTTTTTTGGTAGTGGTGATGTAAGGGCGACATTAAAAACACCCTGCGTCCTTCTCCAAACCTTAACCTGGTATATTTAAACCAGGATACCTGGATAATTACCGATAAATTTTCAATCACAAAAACGCCGCACAACAGGGGTACCAATAGTTCCTTACGGATCATAATGGCAAATACTGCTATTATTCCCCCTATTGCCAAACTGCCCGTATCGCCCATAAAAACCTGGGCCGGGTATGAATTGTACCACAGAAAGCCAACGCATGCTCCAACAAAAGCACCGGCAAAAATTACCAGTTCGCCCGAATTGGGGATGTACATAATGTTCAGATAATCCGCAATCACCGTGTTACCCGATACATAGGCCAGGATAGCCAGGGTGATGCCAATAATGGCAGATGTACCCGTTGCAAGGCCATCTATGCCGTCGGTTATATTTGCACCATTTGATATAAAGGTGATGATAAGGATCACCGAGAACATAAATACCAGCAGCGAATAGTGGTCAGAATCGGCACCGATGAACTTTAATACCTTGCCATAATCAAACTCATTGTTTTTATAAAACGGCATGGTTGTTTTTGTCGACCTGATGTCCTGTGTATAAACGGGCGTATTGCCACGCATGTGAAAATCAACAGGGGCATCATACTTTACCGGTAACTTCACTTCCTGGCGGATCACAATATCCTGGTTAGAATACATGGTAAAGCCAATAAACAGTGCTAGCCCAACCTGGCCGATAATCTTAAACTTGCCGGCTAAGCCTTCTTTATTCTTTTTAAATACTTTAATATAATCATCCAAAAAGCCGATTCCCCCAAGCCAAACCGTGGTAACCAGCATCATAATGATATAGATATTGCCAAGCTTTGCAAACAATAGCGTAGGGACAAGAATTCCTAATATGATAATGAGCCCGCCCATAGTTGGGGTACCGGCCTTTTGCATCTGCCCTTCCAAACCCAGGTTACGCACCGTTTCACCAACCTGCTTAAACCGCAAATAGTCAATCAGCCTGCGGCCAAACACCGTGGTTACTACCAGCGACGTAATTACAGCCATTGCCGTACGGAAAGTGATGTATTGAAACACCCCCGAACCAGGAATAGTGTAATTTTTATTAAGCCAGGTAAATAGGTAATAAAGCATTCTGTTTTATGATTTCACTGATTTTGAAAATAATTCCCCTGATATTTTTGTCCATGGTCGTTGGTTCATGGTCTGCTATTAATTTAAGTCTTTAAAAATTGCACTCAACTCTTCCATATCATCAAAGTGATTTTTCACTCCATGTATTTCCTGGTACTTCTCATGCCCCTTTCCGGCTACCACCACTATGTCACCCGGGTTTGCCAGCATACAGGCAGTTTTTATTGCCTCCCGCCTATCAACAATACTTAGTGTATGCCTTTTAAAAGCCGGATCAACGCCTTCTTCCATATCCCGTATAATCTGCGCCGGGTCTTCCGAGCGGGGATTATCAGAGGTTAGTATTACTTTATCGCTCCATTCGCAGGCAGCTTTAGCCATCACCGGGCGCTTGGTTTTATCCCTGTCGCCACCACAGCCAATCACTGTTATCACCTTTTCATTATTCTTGCGGATATCGTGAACGGTGCTCAATATGTTCTGGATAGCATCAGGCGAGTGCGCGTAATCAACAATCCCTATCACCTTGTTTGGGGCCACGATATAATCAAAGCGGCCTTTGGCACCGGTTAGCTTGCTCAGGCTGGTCAATATTTTGGTTTTATCCTGTTCTAGCAACATAGTTGCGGCATAAACTGCCAGCAGGTTATATGCGTTAAACGTCCCCACCATTTTAAACCAAACCTCCTCGTTATCAATTTGCAGCAGCAGGCCTTCAAACTGGTTTTCCAATATGCGGGCCTTGTAGTCTGCCATACTCTTCAGTCCGTAGGTTTTTTTATGGGCGCTTGTATTTTGCAGCATTACATTGCCGTTTTTATCGTCAATATTGGTTAATGCAAATGCATTAGACGGCAGCCCATCGAAAAAGGCCTTCTTGGCTTTCAGGTATTTCTCAAATGTTTTATGATAATCTAAGTGGTCGTGGGTCAGGTTTGAAAAAATCGCCCCGGTAAATTTCAAAGCACTAATGCGATGCTGTGCAATAGCATGCGAGCTAACTTCCATAAAGCAGTAATCACACCCCTTCTCCACCATTTCATGCAGTAACTTATTCAGTTCAACCGGATCAGGAGTGGTATGCGTAGCCTGGATCACCTCGCCATTTACCTGGTTTTCAACGGTTGATAATAAGCCGCATTTATAACCCAAATCGCGAAACAATTTATAAAGCAACGTAGCAATAGTGGTTTTACCATTGGTACCTGTTACCCCAACCAGTTTTAGTTTTAAGGACGGGTTATCATAAAAATTAGCTGACACAATGCCCAGTGCAACAGATGAATCGGCTACCATTAAAAAATCAACCTCGCCGGTA of Mucilaginibacter xinganensis contains these proteins:
- a CDS encoding cell division protein FtsQ/DivIB, producing MFKKPIWKRLLISLAWIISFGGLIVLMSFIERKKGEVLCKDVKIYIPGNQYFIDREEVDNILQVNSNALIGRRMELININLLEKKLKANPFIEFAKVYTDMDGIINVEISQRQPILRLMNRFDQDFYVDQHGLKIPLSANFTARVIVANGYIDELFANHVDSLHTAMARQLFKTADYIRRDSLWDAQIAQIYVNKDHEIELIPRVGNNRILLGDADSLDNKFHNLRVFYKKALPLVGWDAYKVINIKYANQVVGVKNIMLKADSLKAKLAAKDSTKLIRDTIKKN
- the murC gene encoding UDP-N-acetylmuramate--L-alanine ligase, yielding MELSSIKRVYLVGIGGIGMSGLARYFHHLGCVVCGYDKTATDLTGDLHNEGIRIIFEDRTDWIPYSFQQPDEGTLIIYTPAIPKDSAILNFFRDNNFGLFKRSQVLGIISQGMFTVAVAGTHGKTTTSTMVAHILKDSGKDCSAFLGGLSTNYHSNVLYGKNNIVVVEADEYDRSFLTLHPDVAIVTSMDADHLDIYGDHAHLTESFQLFASQIKPGGTLIHKKGLDLNAGFTYAVEAEADATASNIKIENGDFYFDFNNSNTSIPDIRMGIAGTHNIENAVAAIEACLILEVPAAAIKSALGSFKGVHRRFEYVIKNDRQIFIDDYAHHPEELKAAIRSVKKLYPGKKLTTIFQPHLFTRTRDFADGFAAALDLSDELIILDIYPARELPIEGVNAGMILERMQLQNKRLVSKQEVLNVIRDEKPELLLTVGAGDIDTLVQPLKQILQDV
- the murG gene encoding undecaprenyldiphospho-muramoylpentapeptide beta-N-acetylglucosaminyltransferase; protein product: MKSGKKIIISGGGTGGHIFPAIAIANALKSLDPKTEILFVGASGRMEMEKVPAAGYKIIGLEIQGIQRKSILKNLMFPVKLLLSVRKSLEIIKEFKPDAVVGVGGYASGPLLYAASLKGIPYLIQEQNSYAGITNKWLGKKARKICVAFDGMEKFFPFDRIIKTGNPIRKESVNIAGKQMQALELFKLSAFKKTILITGGSLGARTLNNSIMAGLDKLIAADVQVIWQTGKFYYKGIIEKLGEDYNPNVRIMEFLNRMDLAYAAADVIISRAGAGTIAELYMVKKPVILVPSPNVAEDHQTKNALALVEAHAAFFIADRDAEVNLVDKTIALLNDKELQRKMSDNIGKMAMPNADDVIAKEVFKMIK
- a CDS encoding FtsW/RodA/SpoVE family cell cycle protein — its product is MHRILSNTKGDRWIWLIVILLSMISLLAVYSSIGTLAYSRGVGAESILMKHLAMIIGGLALMYISHKLDYRYYAGISKLLMIITIPLLLYTLFFGSHINNASRWIAIPGTGLSFQTSDLAKLALITYLARTLSRKQENIKDVKQSFIPIMGSVCVVFALIGPANLSTGLMLFGVSVLLLIMGRISVKQIAVVCIAGAILLAGILMLGKRSATHMSRLKTFFHPEQVDESKLFQGNHAKIAIATGGIFGKGPGKSDERYFLPEAFSDEIFAIIIEEYGLFGGLVLMGLYLFLLFRCIKIATKAPKAFGTLLAAGLSFSLTIQAFANMAVAVGLGPVTGIPLPLVSMGGTSILFTSIAFGIILSVSRDIDEPKKVIVGEIKEVAIA
- the murD gene encoding UDP-N-acetylmuramoyl-L-alanine--D-glutamate ligase, whose product is MDKRIKMESKKLIAILGAGESGVGAAYLAQQQGYDVFVSDFGGIADNYKQQLQDWNIRFEEKQHTEDEILKAVEVIKSPGIPEKAPVVKKIKEKGIPVISEIEFAGRYTQAKIIGITGSNGKTTTASLTYHILKNAGLNVGLAGNIGKSFAYQVATEKFDLYVLELSSFMLDDMFSFKVDIAVLLNITPDHLDRYDYKLENYAASKFRISQNQTAVDYFIYCADDPETIKGMEGRSFAAQQLPFSIEKKIEQGAYLEQDNIVINTHQQHFQMSINELALQGKHNIYNTMASGIVAKVLELRNPSMRESMGNFKSIEHRLESVGKISGISFINDSKATNVNSTWYALESMTSDVILILGGVDKGNDYSMLKDLVKQKVKAIVCLGKDNRRIHEAFEDVVDVIVNTHSAQEAAQVSYHLATKGDTVLLSPACASFDLFKNYEDRGRQFKQAVREL
- the mraY gene encoding phospho-N-acetylmuramoyl-pentapeptide-transferase — encoded protein: MLYYLFTWLNKNYTIPGSGVFQYITFRTAMAVITSLVVTTVFGRRLIDYLRFKQVGETVRNLGLEGQMQKAGTPTMGGLIIILGILVPTLLFAKLGNIYIIMMLVTTVWLGGIGFLDDYIKVFKKNKEGLAGKFKIIGQVGLALFIGFTMYSNQDIVIRQEVKLPVKYDAPVDFHMRGNTPVYTQDIRSTKTTMPFYKNNEFDYGKVLKFIGADSDHYSLLVFMFSVILIITFISNGANITDGIDGLATGTSAIIGITLAILAYVSGNTVIADYLNIMYIPNSGELVIFAGAFVGACVGFLWYNSYPAQVFMGDTGSLAIGGIIAVFAIMIRKELLVPLLCGVFVIENLSVIIQVSWFKYTRLRFGEGRRVFLMSPLHHHYQKKGFHEAKIVTRFWIIGILLAIVTIITLKLR
- a CDS encoding UDP-N-acetylmuramoyl-L-alanyl-D-glutamate--2,6-diaminopimelate ligase — encoded protein: MRYLSDIIEGLAFTELQGSADIEITAIVFDSRKVIPGCMFVAVKGTVVDGHDYILQAINDGAVAVICQELPARVTGEVDFLMVADSSVALGIVSANFYDNPSLKLKLVGVTGTNGKTTIATLLYKLFRDLGYKCGLLSTVENQVNGEVIQATHTTPDPVELNKLLHEMVEKGCDYCFMEVSSHAIAQHRISALKFTGAIFSNLTHDHLDYHKTFEKYLKAKKAFFDGLPSNAFALTNIDDKNGNVMLQNTSAHKKTYGLKSMADYKARILENQFEGLLLQIDNEEVWFKMVGTFNAYNLLAVYAATMLLEQDKTKILTSLSKLTGAKGRFDYIVAPNKVIGIVDYAHSPDAIQNILSTVHDIRKNNEKVITVIGCGGDRDKTKRPVMAKAACEWSDKVILTSDNPRSEDPAQIIRDMEEGVDPAFKRHTLSIVDRREAIKTACMLANPGDIVVVAGKGHEKYQEIHGVKNHFDDMEELSAIFKDLN